ACGTTTCTCTATGCAATCAATCTTGTAACTTGAACAATGTATATTTCTCTTTGGCTAAACTAGTGTTGGATTATCtgagctccagctccatcATATGACCCTTGCGAGTTGAAAGGGGTTGTACCGATCTGCTCCAACGCCTCAAAGCAGTCTTCAAAGCCTAGATCATTAATTAGCTAGTCATCATCGCTTTCGCATTGCTTCACATACAAGAAAGTATGTCGTCCTCCCAGATTCCTCTTTCGTAATCGACCAGGCCAAAGCCCTCTAGAAAGTCAGATACATTGATAACATGGTCCGCTAGTTGCTTCAGCCACTCTTCCAGACTCTCTTTAGCGTTGCGGTCCATGTGAGTAGTCTGCCAAAGTGTCTTGGAAATATTTCCTCCCAGCTTTAGCCAACAATGATTGAAATTTTGCCAGAAGCCGATGGAGTCATTCTCGGTAGTCGTCCACTGGTTGTAATCCTGAATATCTACCGGTTCAGGGAATTGTTTTTGTTGGGCCTCCCAGAGACTGTGACCAGTTATCGTAAGCAACACCGATGCTGCGTTGAGGTCTTCCTCCCTGTTTAAATGCGATGCCTTGTCTATCGCTGCTTGACACATTTCAAATGCATCTGATATATAATATGGATTGAGAACTTGAGGTCTTTCATGGTTCGAGATGTACGTGGTATACAATTGTAGGTTTTCCAAACATTGACCGTAATCAAACAAAGTCTCAGGATAACTATTGTGAGGTTGCAGGGACAGATGGCTGGGTTGATACCAATGCATCATGGCTTTTTTGGTTTCAACTAAGGTATGGTGTAGTAGAAAGATGCGAGCTGACCACTCGTATCCCGGAAATGTCTGTTTAATAAGGATTTGAGTGGAAATAACATCAGGCGATCTAGACCGGCCACGTCCGGCGCCAGGGGGTGGACAAAGAAATCTAACCAGTGGATCCCATTTGGCCCAAGTGGGTTTATTTTCTTAAtgaaaaatggaaaagaaaagaaaagaaaggggtAATGTATACATGCCCATCTGTATCTATGGCCCAGCTAATCTAAGCAATTAATCAAAATGGAGTCTTCCCTACTCTCAAGCAAACGCTGAATACCTATGAGCTATCCGTCATACTCGTCAGTGTATACTGCCGTCGTACGTTTTAGCCGCTGCTATCTAGTCTCTATTATATGATAATACATGGGCGGCTGGCTTACTGGCTACGTTAACTGAACTATAAAAGAATAATGTAATACGTATACAGTTCCCATTAACTAGATCGGGCAATTGTTATGACATTATACATCAAACAAAACTTGACATAATCCATTTCTAATTTAGCGTGGCGTGGCATTTAGGGGTTGGGAACAATATCCAAGAGCATAGGGTAGAAACCGATCTTGAAAATATCTGTAAAGCCATCGTCAATAAATAACAGATTACTGTACATAAACATACACAAGGACTAGATAGTGGCATCCTGTATGTATATCGCCTAGCAAGGGGTGAGGGTATGAATTCACCACCATCTGTAAAGCCACTGCTGCGCTTGACCAAGCCAGTCTACTCTTCTCGGACCCTTTGCCGAGGCAATACCTCCGCAAAGACATGCCCATCATATTCCTAGCGAGCTGTAGACCAATTTGAGATGCAGGTTCTCAGCTCTAATACCACTGGATGATATACCCGTGACATAGCCCTTTTGAGTATATTCACGTATAACAGTAGATCTATACGCCATCAGAACATGATTGTGTGCTTTGGCTCTTTAAAACTTACATCCACAATGCACAAGGGCACCGCCAGTGCTCTGTTCTATTTCCAATATGTTGAAATTGTTGAGATTGCAATACACAATCTTTCATTTTTTGAAGGCCGGGGTCTGTTTTGACGGCGTACGTAATAGTATGTTCAGGATCCCTATCACCGTGTTTATCCCACTCAATACCTGTCTCAGTTAGGCTGGCGCTGGTCTCAGTGCTCTGTTGCTCGAAGATTAAGAATCAGTGGGATTCGCAGCGTTCAGCTCGTCCAGGTGCACACATGACGGAGATTGTGCTTCTTGTACATTCTGCATCAATGGGTCTAGTCCTGCATTTGCTTTGTCAGTTATTCCTTTTATTGCTACTGCAGTGCGCGTGGAACATGCTGACTTGCCTTCGAAAAACCGATCGAAATCTCTCCAAGGAATCTCCAATATCCAATTTGATATCCCGTTGTAGAAATTTCAAGAACGTATCAGCATCTTCACCAGAGTTATGTATCCTCTCGTTCAGAagtggaaagaaatgatTGTTCTCGAATGACTGCAATGTTTCCTCCATAGCCTCTGAGCTCATTCGCAAATAATCAAATCGCCGAGCTACATGTTTCCCCTCGGGTCCGTGGCCTCCAAGCTTGATGAACAAAAGTGCGCTTCGCTCGAATTGTCCCAGGAGGTACCATTGCTGTTGGTCCATAGTAAATGGAGAAACGAGGCTGACTCCGGGGATGTGGTTGCTGTGGGCTGTTGTCGTAACTATTTTCCTAttaaccaaagaagaaatttaCATTTCATTTGGTCTGAGAGTCGCGTTACACGTGAAATCAACACAGTACTGTACTTTTTTGTCCCTCTCATCACACGATATGTTGACCAAAACATTGGCATTGTACATTAAATCGTTTATTCCAGTCACTTGCCTGACCACACGATCAGAAAATGCGCGCAAAGTTTGGTCTCGCATCTTAACATCTCTAGGACCACATATAAGAACATGCACAGGGCAGTTTAATTTAGACGGGTCAAAGATATTGATGGTGACCGATAATTCATAGATTTTCCCATCGAGAATACATTTGTTGCCCCTTGTGCTCTGAAAACACAGAAGGGGCGTATCGACAGTGATAGGTTCGTCTCCCATTGCGTGGTTTAATTATCAAGGTGATATATTAGAAGCTGAGGCATAAGGAACAAGTCATTTGAAAGGATAGATACCTCCATTATTTTCTGatttttggattttcttaAATAAGATTCCTAGTTGCAGAAGTACTCAAGCAAAATCCAAAGGAGATCCCGAGGTGACCGTAAGTGCATTGTATCCGTAACATACTACTGTACATTTTTAGCCACACCCTTTCGATAGTTCTCCCGGACCTTGTTGAGATCCTCGCCTAGACTTCCGTGCTCGAACTTTCCTCTTGGCGCTTCATTAATGTATTTTCTGGTCCTGTACCGATGGATCACCTCCACGCTATGTAGTGGtaatatcatcatcagaaaCCTAATCTCCATTTCTCGTACCGCTATACTTACATCCAAAACCCACATAGGCAGAAGTCAGCCTTCCCCATTTGCTTAGTCTCATTGGAAGGATATGCATTGGCTTTCAGGTCTTGAAAGGAGCTCTTCGAATTGTCCACGTCGAAGATAAGATGAGTGGGTAGATCTTTTTCTAAACCGTCGTCGCTCCAAACAACACATGCCTCTCTCGTAGGATCCGCACGGTAAAGCTGCCTAGATCCACAAAATCTGATTATCAAATGTGCTCTGCAATATTTGGTAGAGGTGATCCAAATCTGGATACTAGACACGTTCTCTGAAGACATAGAGGATTCGACTAATTTTCACAGGCGGGTTTAATTGAGTACAAGACGTATAAATGGAGATGACTACCCTAGGTTCCTTAAGGACCATACTGGAAGGTCAATGTCTTATATCGTAACTTTAGTCAGTGGCTTGGAGCTTGACCATGAAATGTATAGAGAAATCTCAACACCGAACATGAGCAAATGACAGGACATAATAGGTGTATCAGAAGTGTATCAGACAAGTAAAAGTCCTATTCGGTATATTGCTTGTGTAAAGCCATTTACCGGGGATCGGTCCTCGAAGGACTATTGGGTTTGAATCAGCGGGAGTACAAGGCGTGATGGGATCATTGACAGCGGCTTCATTGCTTGAGGCAATATGGCGTGTTATTGCGTTCAGAGAATACATATCCACTATCGATATCTTCTCCCACTACTGTAGATGTTTCGGTGCGCTGGGGTGGACACATCTCCGGAGATAGCTGTAAACTAGCTGTATACGTAAATAGCCACATTATGCAGCAAACTTGAGCACAGCTAAAGCAATCAAACTTGATGTAATCTTGCCCTCTTTGAGATGTATTCTCgttaaaataaaaatacaatAATCGATTGGCTTAGCGACAGGAGTCATTCGGTGAAAGGGGTTAACATTGATTTGAAACTTTAGATGGCTGTGCTACATGTCGTTTACTGCTCGTGGAGTGGACCTCAGCCGTAAATTCGGAGGTCGTGATAATTTACGGCCCAATTAATCTAGAGGGTGGGCTTTAGACCAAAATTATATCTTGACTGTGCTAAAGGGCCAGGGCACAGATTCTATGGGTGGCTGAATTCTGTCGTTGTCTCGACTACATCCAGTCGATAGGGAAAATGCACTCTAAATTCGAAAAATGCCTGTGGATTTCGTGCAATAATTTATTATAACAAATTGAAGAAGTACATGCCTTCGGCAGGCTCCTAGTTTGCCGAAATCACTAATTC
This window of the Aspergillus oryzae RIB40 DNA, chromosome 8 genome carries:
- a CDS encoding uncharacterized protein (predicted protein), whose protein sequence is MMHWYQPSHLSLQPHNSYPETLFDYGQCLENLQLYTTYISNHERPQVLNPYYISDAFEMCQAAIDKASHLNREEDLNAASVLLTITGHSLWEAQQKQFPEPVDIQDYNQWTTTENDSIGFWQNFNHCWLKLGGNISKTLWQTTHMDRNAKESLEEWLKQLADHVINVSDFLEGFGLVDYERGIWEDDILSCFEDCFEALEQIGTTPFNSQGSYDGAGAQIIQH